A stretch of the Paenibacillus dendritiformis genome encodes the following:
- a CDS encoding extracellular solute-binding protein, with protein MKRSVWICLALSLALVLSACSGGGSSGGAPAKTYEKVSDMKGTVRIALAGWQMENGVDTLTGRKTVGFNPFIQDTFKKMYPNIELRVTQIPWENALAKQKAMLLSNDADLLYTGGAYANQFYQQGLLRDLDDLIAADSGFDPGIYLEGVFKNSYSVRSLDGKKQFGIPVILGKRMIVYDKQIFEDWGVEPLSANPTPEEILEKAKKMTGTNPKTGKQNYGLWFSGNSLNQSAFVSLSYAYNVNGVEGSLDNLRDLKWNLNTPEMTKVFEWFREAAPLAPKAFINGQGAENFGLEDNNIAIAIDSSGGAAFNEYRSSGKAELVDRFVPVLNMGPNGEGWVAVDPFVMAKNVKDEKAAWEVMKFLTSYDMQRHLYENGLATPTLKKADFVDEKDVYTSKAMELAGIARKNLIDEANPFYNTRMVPVINGFISQAANGNPTDIGKLLSDLQAEAVKWSAEQ; from the coding sequence ATGAAGAGATCGGTCTGGATCTGTCTCGCGCTGTCGCTGGCGCTCGTGTTGAGCGCCTGCTCCGGAGGCGGCTCGTCCGGCGGGGCGCCGGCGAAGACATATGAGAAGGTGTCGGACATGAAAGGCACGGTGCGAATCGCGCTTGCCGGCTGGCAGATGGAGAACGGAGTCGATACCTTGACCGGGCGCAAGACCGTCGGGTTCAATCCGTTCATTCAAGATACATTTAAGAAGATGTATCCGAATATCGAGCTGAGGGTGACCCAGATTCCGTGGGAGAACGCCTTGGCGAAGCAAAAGGCGATGCTGCTCTCCAACGATGCCGATCTGCTCTATACGGGCGGAGCTTATGCGAATCAGTTTTACCAGCAGGGGCTGCTGCGGGATCTGGATGATCTGATCGCCGCTGACAGCGGCTTCGATCCAGGCATTTATTTGGAGGGCGTATTTAAAAATTCCTATAGCGTCCGTTCTCTCGACGGGAAGAAGCAGTTCGGCATTCCGGTGATTCTCGGCAAGCGGATGATTGTCTACGACAAACAGATATTCGAGGATTGGGGCGTAGAGCCGCTGTCCGCGAATCCGACGCCGGAGGAAATTCTGGAGAAGGCGAAGAAAATGACGGGAACCAACCCGAAGACCGGCAAGCAGAACTACGGCCTCTGGTTCAGCGGCAACAGCCTGAATCAATCGGCGTTCGTCTCGCTCTCCTATGCGTATAATGTCAATGGGGTGGAAGGCAGCCTCGATAATCTGCGGGATCTGAAATGGAATCTGAATACCCCGGAAATGACCAAAGTTTTCGAATGGTTCAGGGAGGCGGCGCCGCTGGCGCCGAAGGCCTTCATCAATGGGCAGGGCGCCGAGAATTTCGGGCTCGAGGACAACAATATCGCGATTGCCATCGATTCCTCGGGCGGAGCGGCCTTCAATGAATACCGCAGCTCAGGCAAGGCGGAGCTGGTCGATCGCTTCGTTCCGGTTCTCAATATGGGGCCGAACGGGGAAGGCTGGGTGGCGGTAGACCCGTTCGTCATGGCGAAGAACGTGAAGGATGAGAAGGCGGCGTGGGAAGTGATGAAGTTCCTGACCAGCTATGACATGCAGAGACATCTGTATGAGAACGGGCTGGCGACGCCGACCTTGAAAAAAGCGGACTTCGTCGATGAGAAGGATGTCTATACCTCGAAGGCGATGGAGCTGGCCGGCATCGCGCGTAAAAATCTGATTGATGAAGCGAACCCGTTCTATAATACCCGCATGGTTCCGGTCATCAACGGCTTCATCAGCCAGGCCGCGAACGGCAATCCGACCGACATCGGCAAGCTGCTGTCCGATTTGCAGGCGGAAGCGGTGAAATGGTCGGCCGAGCAGTAA